From one Streptomyces sp. NBC_01478 genomic stretch:
- a CDS encoding nuclear transport factor 2 family protein: protein MTLPLEDRLAITELIALHGHLVDEGELDRAAEVFTPDVEYDVTDFGQGTLTGLPQLVDASLALGTANPVAHHVTNVVIEESTEGQVRVRSKGLGIRTDGSCGSVTYVDTVVRVGAGWRISRRKVSARRTPLTPGS from the coding sequence ATGACATTGCCTCTCGAAGACCGCCTGGCCATAACGGAGTTGATCGCACTGCACGGCCACCTGGTCGACGAGGGCGAACTCGACCGCGCCGCCGAGGTGTTCACCCCGGACGTCGAGTACGACGTCACCGACTTCGGCCAGGGCACACTCACCGGCCTCCCCCAACTCGTGGACGCGTCCCTCGCCTTGGGCACCGCGAACCCCGTCGCGCATCACGTCACCAACGTGGTGATCGAGGAGTCGACGGAGGGGCAGGTCCGGGTCAGGTCGAAGGGACTGGGCATCAGAACGGACGGCTCGTGCGGATCGGTCACGTATGTCGACACCGTGGTGCGGGTCGGGGCGGGTTGGCGGATCTCCCGTCGCAAGGTGTCGGCACGCCGGACACCGCTGACGCCGGGGAGTTGA
- a CDS encoding nuclear transport factor 2 family protein, protein MSANTDRYENAVARYFEAWNAGEPEALAKAVAAAWSVEGTYTDPLATVSGHPEIAGLIAGAHERFPGFVFRPLGAVDGHHDTARFAWELVSVADGAAPVAGFDVITLDADGRIRSVLGFLDRVPAGV, encoded by the coding sequence ATGTCCGCGAACACCGACCGGTACGAGAACGCCGTCGCCCGCTACTTCGAGGCCTGGAACGCGGGCGAACCGGAGGCGCTGGCGAAGGCGGTCGCCGCCGCCTGGTCCGTCGAGGGTACGTACACCGACCCGCTGGCGACAGTCTCCGGGCACCCGGAGATCGCCGGGCTCATCGCCGGGGCGCACGAGCGGTTCCCGGGGTTCGTCTTCCGTCCACTGGGTGCCGTCGACGGGCACCACGACACCGCGCGCTTCGCCTGGGAGCTGGTGAGCGTGGCCGACGGGGCGGCGCCCGTCGCCGGTTTCGACGTGATCACGCTGGACGCGGACGGCCGTATCCGCTCCGTGCTCGGCTTTCTCGACCGGGTGCCCGCCGGGGTCTGA
- a CDS encoding oxidoreductase → MTTTAQQPLNSGFGAVSTAEEVIKGIDLTGKVAIVTGGYSGIGLETARVLRAAGADIVVPARDVERARTALKAVPGAEVEYLDLLDPASIDTFAEKFLASGRPLHLLVNNAGIMATPPARDARGYEAQFAINHLGHFQLTTRLWPALVAAKGARVVVLSSRGIRFAGVDFDDLNFEHRTYEPFLAYGQSKTANALFAVEVDRRGKEHGIRAFAVHPGLIIDTGLVKHIDPAMLQAAGALDSAGEPIRDPERQMKTVQQGAATSVWCATSPRLDGLGGVYCENVDITPLVTPENEAAWATGDTIPGVLSRAVDPEAAARLWEVSERLVA, encoded by the coding sequence ATGACCACCACCGCACAGCAGCCCCTGAACTCCGGCTTCGGCGCCGTGTCCACCGCCGAGGAGGTGATCAAGGGCATCGACCTGACCGGCAAGGTCGCGATCGTCACCGGCGGCTACTCCGGCATCGGCCTGGAGACGGCCCGCGTGCTGCGCGCCGCCGGGGCCGACATCGTCGTACCGGCGAGGGACGTGGAGCGGGCCCGGACGGCGCTGAAGGCCGTCCCCGGAGCCGAGGTCGAATACCTGGACCTGCTGGACCCGGCGTCCATCGACACCTTCGCGGAGAAGTTCCTCGCCTCCGGGCGCCCGCTGCATCTCCTGGTCAACAACGCCGGGATCATGGCGACCCCGCCGGCGCGGGACGCGCGCGGCTACGAGGCCCAGTTCGCCATCAACCACCTGGGGCACTTCCAGCTCACCACCCGGCTGTGGCCGGCGCTGGTCGCGGCGAAGGGCGCGCGGGTCGTGGTGCTGTCCTCGCGGGGCATCCGCTTCGCCGGCGTCGACTTCGACGACCTGAACTTCGAGCACCGGACCTACGAGCCGTTCCTCGCCTACGGCCAGTCGAAGACGGCCAACGCCCTCTTCGCCGTCGAGGTGGACCGGCGCGGCAAGGAGCACGGCATCCGCGCCTTCGCCGTGCACCCGGGCCTGATCATCGACACCGGGCTGGTCAAGCACATCGACCCGGCGATGCTCCAGGCCGCGGGCGCGCTCGACAGCGCGGGCGAGCCGATCCGCGACCCGGAGCGGCAGATGAAGACCGTGCAGCAGGGCGCGGCCACCAGCGTCTGGTGCGCGACCAGCCCGCGGCTCGACGGTCTCGGCGGGGTCTACTGCGAGAACGTCGACATCACCCCGCTGGTGACCCCCGAGAACGAGGCCGCCTGGGCCACCGGGGACACGATCCCGGGGGTGCTCTCCCGCGCCGTGGACCCGGAGG
- a CDS encoding streptophobe family protein: MTPRTPSDQAVARHGWLQALSTVLAGLLSMIVVAALGLWAAGAADLPDGAFPRVVTATVVTAVGGTVKLAGNAGSLADTKAGLTVIPLSVTLTGALTTATAFLRPLRHRAVASARELAGWAARIAVLWLLGLIGLALGARQKFSVSLGNGALGDVGDLLGASPEVGFEADVPQTVLFGLLWLAGVLVLALLVSPGAPLPAGLLRFHASVRPAAYAVVALLLAYVALGVVLALVTAATRGNVTQTFALILLGMPNLVWLTLTIGLGATWNGRVDGPFGLPMPHLLDEVLRTPDISTLNLNSIAAYDGRVWWLPVANAVLLLSAAFLMAARSPSRVHAWQHAVHLAVAFALAVLMICLVGRVSAHYGLSLLGIGDVGGGLSGDLFLKPELWSAVGLAALWGLVAGFLGALLARPVHRHGEIEIPAQPQRPS, from the coding sequence GTGACCCCCCGAACCCCCTCTGACCAGGCAGTCGCCCGCCACGGCTGGCTCCAGGCGCTGAGCACGGTACTGGCCGGGCTGCTCTCCATGATCGTGGTCGCCGCGCTGGGCCTGTGGGCGGCGGGCGCGGCGGACCTCCCGGACGGCGCGTTCCCCCGGGTCGTCACGGCCACGGTGGTGACGGCCGTCGGCGGCACCGTGAAACTCGCCGGGAACGCCGGCTCCCTGGCGGACACAAAGGCAGGCCTGACCGTCATCCCCCTCTCGGTGACCCTGACCGGCGCCCTGACGACCGCGACGGCTTTCCTACGACCCCTGCGGCACCGCGCGGTCGCCTCGGCCCGCGAACTGGCCGGCTGGGCCGCCCGGATCGCCGTCCTGTGGCTGCTCGGCCTGATCGGACTGGCTCTCGGCGCGCGCCAGAAGTTCTCGGTCTCCCTGGGCAACGGAGCCCTCGGCGACGTCGGCGATCTGCTCGGCGCCTCCCCCGAGGTCGGCTTCGAGGCGGACGTGCCGCAGACCGTGCTGTTCGGTCTGCTGTGGCTGGCGGGGGTGCTGGTCCTGGCCCTCCTGGTGTCCCCCGGCGCGCCCCTCCCCGCCGGCCTCCTCCGCTTCCACGCGTCGGTACGCCCGGCCGCGTACGCCGTGGTGGCCCTGCTCCTCGCCTACGTCGCGCTCGGCGTCGTCCTGGCCCTCGTCACGGCGGCGACACGCGGCAACGTCACCCAGACCTTCGCCCTGATCCTCCTCGGCATGCCGAACCTCGTCTGGCTCACCCTCACGATCGGCCTGGGCGCCACCTGGAACGGCCGGGTCGACGGCCCCTTCGGCCTGCCCATGCCCCACCTGCTGGACGAGGTCCTGCGCACCCCGGACATCTCCACCCTGAACCTGAACTCGATCGCCGCCTACGACGGCAGGGTGTGGTGGCTCCCGGTGGCGAACGCGGTCCTGCTCCTGTCCGCCGCGTTCCTGATGGCCGCCCGCTCACCGTCCCGCGTACACGCCTGGCAGCACGCCGTCCACCTCGCGGTCGCCTTCGCCCTCGCGGTCCTCATGATCTGCCTCGTCGGCCGCGTCTCCGCGCACTACGGCCTCTCCCTCCTCGGCATCGGCGACGTGGGCGGCGGCCTGTCCGGAGACCTGTTCCTGAAGCCGGAGTTGTGGTCGGCGGTGGGGCTGGCCGCGCTGTGGGGACTGGTCGCGGGGTTCCTGGGGGCGTTGCTGGCGAGGCCGGTCCACCGACACGGCGAGATCGAAATTCCCGCGCAGCCGCAACGCCCGTCGTGA
- a CDS encoding AraC family transcriptional regulator, with protein sequence MTVDPLSDALAVADARSVFSGGFTAGGDWAIQLRGRDRLKVNAVVRGGCLLVRDDGGEPLRLAEGDVVISDGGQPYTLCSRPGVEPTDSGDVVMDPETRMGRLGQGEAVDVACVSGHIDLSRDRGDLLRRALPELVHVRADSAEADVLRWLIGQLAAEMRTRRAGVEFVSAQLAQLMFVQVLRVCLTDADGLPPGWLRALADDRLAPALRLMHGDPAHPWQLKELARAAAMSRTTFAVRFKEAAGVPPLTYLLNWRMNLAARALRQDTAPVGALARSVGYTSESAFSNAFKRAVGVAPRRYREESLARS encoded by the coding sequence ATGACTGTGGATCCCCTGTCCGACGCCCTCGCCGTCGCCGATGCCCGCAGTGTGTTCTCCGGCGGGTTCACGGCCGGCGGCGACTGGGCCATCCAGCTTCGCGGACGCGACCGGCTGAAGGTGAACGCCGTGGTGCGGGGCGGCTGTCTGCTGGTCCGGGACGACGGCGGCGAGCCGCTGCGGCTCGCCGAGGGGGACGTCGTGATCTCCGACGGCGGGCAGCCGTACACGCTGTGCAGCCGGCCCGGTGTCGAGCCGACCGACTCCGGCGACGTCGTCATGGACCCGGAGACCCGGATGGGGCGGCTCGGGCAGGGCGAGGCGGTGGACGTGGCCTGTGTGTCCGGGCACATCGACCTGAGCCGCGACCGCGGCGACCTGCTGCGCCGGGCGCTGCCGGAGCTCGTCCATGTGCGGGCCGACTCGGCCGAGGCCGACGTACTGCGGTGGCTCATCGGGCAGTTGGCGGCCGAGATGCGCACGCGCCGGGCCGGGGTGGAGTTCGTCTCGGCGCAGCTCGCGCAACTCATGTTCGTGCAGGTGCTCAGGGTCTGCCTGACCGACGCGGACGGGCTGCCGCCCGGCTGGCTGCGCGCCCTCGCCGACGACCGGCTCGCCCCCGCCCTGCGCCTGATGCACGGCGACCCTGCCCACCCCTGGCAGTTGAAGGAGCTGGCCCGGGCGGCCGCGATGTCCCGCACCACGTTCGCCGTACGGTTCAAGGAGGCGGCCGGGGTGCCGCCCCTGACGTATCTGCTGAACTGGCGCATGAACCTGGCCGCCCGCGCCCTCCGCCAGGACACGGCCCCGGTCGGCGCGCTCGCCCGGTCCGTCGGCTACACCTCCGAGAGCGCCTTCAGCAATGCCTTCAAAAGGGCGGTCGGGGTGGCGCCGCGACGGTACCGCGAGGAATCCCTGGCCAGGAGTTGA
- a CDS encoding DUF6777 domain-containing protein gives MSVEPPSSGRPTGPPSGPLSGPSQPPSGPPSQPSGGGGTGAPEPHRPWWKSAPRVAVLTTAVVAAVVLALVITRSDGGSSGTASKGEVFLQSAAKTGPDPFTESTANESSAPPVSASPTASEPANAVRGVDGGAPGLYGGTQNVSSCDVEKQIKALKAAPSKNQAFASVVGVQPAGVPAYLRSLTPVQLRMDTRVTNHGYRDGAATAYQAVLQAGTAVLVDNHGVPRVRCACGNPLSPPVAQQTTPKRTGDTWSSYRPQNVVVVTPAPQIINIFVIYDPHSGDWFGRHHGDTGRHDHKTPPPVNPASPSVTVSPPTSPSSNSPSPCASSASGKPGTPGTPGTSTSPCPPSSPSSPSSKSPGSESPSSPSAEPLVPDTPSTESSAASSAPESVASDTTASSASASVSTVSAPVSPGTSSPSL, from the coding sequence GTGAGCGTCGAACCTCCGTCTTCAGGCCGCCCCACCGGACCGCCCTCCGGCCCGCTGTCGGGACCCTCCCAGCCGCCTTCGGGCCCGCCCTCGCAGCCCTCGGGCGGCGGCGGTACCGGAGCGCCGGAGCCGCACCGGCCCTGGTGGAAGTCCGCGCCACGCGTCGCCGTCCTCACGACCGCCGTGGTGGCCGCCGTGGTCCTGGCTCTCGTCATCACCCGCTCCGACGGAGGCTCGTCCGGCACGGCGAGCAAGGGCGAGGTCTTCCTCCAGTCCGCGGCCAAGACGGGCCCCGACCCGTTCACGGAGTCCACGGCGAACGAGAGCTCCGCGCCGCCCGTCTCCGCCTCGCCCACCGCCTCGGAACCGGCGAACGCCGTCCGCGGCGTCGACGGCGGCGCCCCCGGCCTCTACGGCGGCACCCAGAACGTCTCCAGTTGTGACGTGGAGAAGCAGATCAAGGCCCTGAAGGCGGCCCCGTCCAAGAATCAGGCGTTCGCGTCCGTCGTCGGCGTCCAGCCCGCCGGAGTGCCCGCCTATCTGCGCTCACTCACCCCCGTACAACTGCGCATGGACACCCGCGTCACCAACCACGGCTACCGCGACGGCGCCGCCACCGCCTACCAGGCCGTCCTCCAGGCCGGCACCGCCGTTCTCGTCGACAACCACGGCGTGCCCCGTGTGCGCTGCGCCTGCGGCAACCCGCTCTCGCCGCCCGTCGCCCAGCAGACCACCCCGAAGCGGACCGGCGACACCTGGTCGTCGTACCGGCCGCAGAACGTCGTCGTGGTCACGCCCGCCCCGCAGATCATCAACATCTTCGTGATCTACGACCCCCACAGCGGCGACTGGTTCGGCCGTCACCACGGCGACACGGGGCGGCACGACCACAAGACCCCGCCGCCGGTGAACCCGGCCAGCCCGTCGGTGACCGTGTCCCCGCCGACGTCACCGTCCTCCAACTCGCCGTCGCCGTGCGCCTCTTCGGCCTCCGGCAAGCCGGGAACGCCCGGTACGCCCGGCACGTCCACGAGCCCGTGCCCGCCGTCGTCCCCCTCCTCTCCCTCCTCGAAGTCCCCGGGCTCGGAGTCGCCGTCCTCGCCGTCCGCCGAACCTCTGGTTCCCGACACGCCCTCGACGGAGTCGTCGGCCGCCTCGTCCGCTCCCGAATCGGTCGCCTCCGACACGACGGCTAGCTCCGCGTCGGCGTCGGTGTCCACCGTCAGCGCGCCGGTTTCGCCGGGGACGAGTTCACCGTCACTCTGA
- a CDS encoding ABC transporter ATP-binding protein/permease, producing MPERPMVPTAPELLLETESGSTVMTPSHDYHVGRDPLSDIVIDDARVSWHHAVLRPEADHWTLEDEHSTNGTYADGRRVQERGVGPGSVIRFGSPADGPCVTLADRPPPAPERPSAVSMPAFTGTYRQPTTVRPLPTRTIRIGRAADNDLVVDDLIVSRRHAELRAMPDGTFEIVDLGSHNGTYLNGQPVARAPLGPGDIVGIGHSAFCLVGDQLQEYVDTGEVSLDVQDLTVAVDHGRKVLLDQVSFPVGEKCLLAVVGPSGAGKSTLLNALTGQRPADRGTVLYDGRDLYRDYAELRQRIGLVPQDDILHAQLTVHSALSYAAELRFPQDTAKAERQARVDEVIRELGLEQRAAQPVHSLSGGQRKRVSVALELLTKPSLLFLDEPTSGLDPGMDRSVMHMLRGLADDGRTVIVVTHSVLSLDVCDRLLVLAPGGKVAYYGPPDDALAFFGFEHWPEAFEAFERDQERDWAREFAESPFQRQYIRNSTAQPHQLGSGPVAVAPPPRPRSRGAQLGTLVRRYTAALAADRTFLVIMIALPFVMGAMARALAGSELTRETAMNALLILCVGGVLTGAANAVRELVKERAIYRRERAVGLSRSAYLLSKVVVLGAITVAQAVVLTLVGLFGVDLNAPGGKGVLMPPLIEITVAVALLSFTAMMLGLLVSAMVRKEEVTMPLLVLLAIVQVVFCGALLKLHGVPGLEQLSWLVPSRWALGGMAGTIGLARIVPGELTGDPMFRHSAGVWLVNMGMLVVLSLLFGFLVSRLLRRHEPAVMRK from the coding sequence ATGCCAGAGCGGCCGATGGTGCCGACCGCGCCCGAACTCCTCCTGGAGACGGAGTCGGGCTCCACGGTCATGACCCCGAGCCACGACTACCACGTGGGACGCGATCCGCTGAGCGACATCGTCATCGACGACGCCCGGGTCTCCTGGCACCACGCGGTCCTGCGCCCCGAGGCCGACCACTGGACGCTGGAGGACGAGCACAGCACGAACGGCACCTACGCCGACGGCCGCCGCGTCCAGGAGCGGGGCGTCGGCCCCGGCAGCGTGATCCGCTTCGGCAGCCCGGCCGACGGCCCGTGCGTCACCCTCGCCGACCGCCCGCCCCCGGCTCCGGAACGCCCCTCGGCGGTGTCCATGCCCGCCTTCACCGGCACCTACCGGCAGCCGACCACCGTACGACCGCTGCCCACCCGCACCATCCGCATCGGCCGGGCCGCCGACAACGACCTCGTCGTCGACGACCTGATCGTCTCCCGCCGCCACGCCGAACTGCGGGCCATGCCGGACGGCACGTTCGAGATCGTCGACCTCGGCAGCCACAACGGCACCTACCTCAACGGCCAGCCCGTCGCCCGCGCCCCGCTCGGGCCGGGTGACATCGTCGGCATCGGGCACTCCGCGTTCTGTCTCGTCGGCGACCAGTTGCAGGAGTACGTCGACACCGGCGAGGTCTCCCTCGACGTACAGGACCTCACCGTCGCCGTCGACCACGGCCGCAAGGTCCTCCTCGACCAGGTGTCGTTCCCGGTCGGCGAGAAATGCCTGCTCGCCGTCGTCGGACCCAGCGGCGCCGGCAAGTCCACCCTCCTCAACGCGCTCACCGGCCAGCGCCCCGCCGACCGCGGCACCGTCCTCTACGACGGCCGCGACCTCTACCGCGACTACGCCGAACTGCGCCAGCGCATCGGGCTGGTCCCGCAGGACGACATCCTGCACGCCCAACTGACCGTGCACAGCGCCCTGTCGTACGCCGCCGAACTGCGCTTCCCGCAGGACACGGCCAAGGCCGAACGGCAGGCCAGGGTCGACGAGGTCATCCGCGAACTCGGCCTGGAACAGCGCGCGGCGCAACCCGTGCACAGCCTCTCCGGCGGCCAGCGCAAGCGGGTCAGCGTGGCCCTGGAACTGCTGACCAAGCCCTCGCTGCTCTTCCTCGACGAGCCGACCTCCGGACTCGACCCCGGCATGGACCGCTCGGTGATGCACATGCTGCGCGGCCTCGCCGACGACGGCCGTACCGTCATCGTCGTCACCCACAGCGTTCTCAGCCTCGACGTGTGCGACCGGCTCCTGGTGCTCGCGCCCGGTGGCAAGGTCGCCTACTACGGGCCGCCCGACGACGCCCTCGCCTTCTTCGGCTTCGAGCACTGGCCGGAGGCCTTCGAGGCCTTCGAGCGGGACCAGGAGCGGGACTGGGCACGGGAGTTCGCGGAATCGCCCTTCCAGCGCCAGTACATCCGCAACTCCACCGCGCAGCCCCACCAGCTCGGCTCCGGGCCGGTCGCCGTGGCACCGCCGCCCCGGCCGCGCAGCCGTGGCGCACAGCTCGGCACCCTGGTCCGCCGCTACACCGCGGCCCTCGCCGCCGACCGGACCTTCCTCGTCATCATGATCGCGCTGCCGTTCGTCATGGGCGCGATGGCCCGCGCGCTCGCCGGGAGCGAACTGACCCGGGAGACGGCGATGAACGCGCTGCTCATCCTGTGCGTCGGCGGCGTGCTCACCGGCGCGGCCAACGCCGTGCGCGAACTCGTCAAGGAACGCGCGATCTACCGACGCGAGCGAGCCGTCGGCCTGTCCAGATCGGCGTATCTGCTCTCCAAGGTCGTCGTCCTGGGCGCGATCACCGTGGCGCAGGCCGTGGTCCTCACCCTGGTCGGACTGTTCGGCGTCGACCTCAACGCGCCAGGCGGCAAAGGGGTGTTGATGCCGCCCCTGATCGAAATCACCGTGGCCGTCGCCCTGCTGTCCTTCACCGCGATGATGCTCGGTCTGCTGGTCTCCGCGATGGTGCGCAAGGAGGAGGTGACGATGCCGCTGCTGGTGCTGCTCGCCATCGTCCAAGTGGTCTTCTGCGGCGCCCTGTTGAAACTGCACGGCGTACCCGGCCTGGAACAGCTCTCCTGGCTGGTGCCCTCGCGCTGGGCGCTCGGCGGGATGGCCGGCACCATCGGGCTGGCCCGGATCGTGCCGGGTGAGCTGACCGGCGATCCGATGTTCCGGCACTCGGCCGGGGTGTGGCTGGTCAACATGGGCATGCTGGTCGTGCTGTCGCTGCTCTTCGGCTTCCTGGTGTCCCGGCTGCTGCGGCGGCACGAACCCGCAGTGATGCGGAAATAG
- a CDS encoding serine/threonine-protein kinase, which yields MARDASLFSGRPSELIGQQIAGYRIEGEIGRGGMAVVYRAHDLRLDRTVALKLLAPELARNDTFRKRFTHESRVAAAIDHPHIVPVFEAGETDGVLYIAMRYVSGSDLRHLLDREGPLALTTAVRIATQVASALDAAHDHGLVHRDVKPGNILVARGTDSDHPEHVYLTDFGLTKKSLSLTGFTTVGQFVGTLDYVAPEQISGRPVDGRCDVYGLACVVYESLAGRPPFRRDDDMALLWAHQYDVPPAVSEDRADLPGHVDGVFAKALAKSPDDRYESCLAFVTELRGGVVAGHPVTEVDVRVVAPPGWAEPVFRRRS from the coding sequence ATGGCCCGTGACGCGAGCCTCTTCTCCGGCCGCCCCTCCGAGCTGATCGGGCAGCAGATCGCCGGCTACCGCATCGAGGGCGAGATCGGCCGCGGCGGCATGGCGGTCGTCTACCGCGCCCACGATCTGCGCCTGGACCGCACGGTCGCCCTCAAGCTGCTCGCCCCCGAACTCGCCCGCAACGACACCTTCCGCAAACGCTTCACCCACGAGTCCCGGGTCGCCGCCGCGATCGACCATCCGCACATCGTGCCCGTCTTCGAGGCGGGCGAGACGGACGGCGTCCTGTACATCGCGATGCGCTACGTCTCCGGCAGCGATCTGCGTCATCTCCTGGACCGGGAGGGCCCGTTGGCGCTTACGACGGCGGTGCGCATCGCCACGCAGGTCGCGTCCGCGCTGGACGCGGCGCACGATCACGGGCTCGTCCACCGGGACGTGAAACCCGGCAACATCCTCGTGGCTCGGGGCACCGACAGCGACCATCCCGAGCACGTGTACCTCACCGACTTCGGCCTGACGAAGAAGTCGCTGTCGCTGACCGGGTTCACGACGGTCGGCCAGTTCGTCGGCACGCTGGACTACGTGGCCCCTGAGCAGATCTCGGGGCGGCCGGTGGACGGGCGGTGCGATGTGTACGGGCTCGCGTGCGTCGTCTACGAGAGCCTGGCGGGGCGGCCGCCGTTCCGTCGCGACGACGACATGGCTCTGCTCTGGGCGCACCAGTACGACGTGCCGCCGGCGGTCAGTGAGGATCGGGCGGATCTGCCGGGACATGTCGACGGGGTTTTCGCGAAGGCGTTGGCGAAGAGCCCTGATGATCGGTACGAGTCCTGTCTGGCGTTTGTGACGGAGTTGCGGGGCGGTGTCGTCGCGGGGCATCCGGTGACCGAGGTGGATGTGCGGGTGGTTGCGCCGCCCGGGTGGGCCGAGCCGGTGTTCAGGAGGCGGAGCTGA